A DNA window from Halorubrum sp. DM2 contains the following coding sequences:
- a CDS encoding bile acid:sodium symporter, producing the protein MDTVEKYQSALVFAAIAAGLALGQVDGVAPVADRLIVPFLMGMLFAAFVGIPLSRLREAFGNRRVVGSSLLVNFVWSPLLAVGLGAVFLRDQPALWIGLIMLLVTPCTDWYLVFTDVADGDVPLATSVLPYNLVLQLVLLPVYLYAFAGTLVDLPLALLAESVLLVLVVPLLFGAVARRWITRRKGATWLRERFLPRMSPIQVVFLALAIGAMFASQGDVIVENPRLLALMAVPVVLFYAINLAVGFLAGRLLSFSYGELVCFNNTILSRNSPTALAIAVVAFPNEPLIPLALVIGPLLELPLLGVVSQVHLAVRERWSVEGS; encoded by the coding sequence ATGGACACCGTCGAGAAGTACCAGTCGGCGCTCGTCTTCGCCGCCATCGCCGCGGGGCTCGCCCTCGGGCAGGTCGACGGCGTCGCGCCCGTCGCGGACCGCCTCATCGTCCCGTTCCTGATGGGGATGCTGTTTGCCGCGTTCGTCGGCATTCCGCTGTCCCGGCTGCGGGAGGCGTTCGGGAACCGCCGAGTCGTCGGGTCGAGCCTGCTAGTCAACTTCGTCTGGAGTCCGCTCCTCGCGGTCGGACTGGGCGCTGTCTTCCTCCGCGACCAGCCCGCGCTCTGGATCGGGCTGATAATGCTCCTCGTGACGCCGTGTACGGACTGGTACCTCGTGTTCACGGACGTCGCCGACGGCGACGTGCCGCTCGCGACCTCCGTACTGCCGTACAACCTCGTCCTCCAGCTCGTGCTGTTGCCGGTGTACCTCTACGCGTTCGCGGGGACGCTGGTGGACCTGCCGCTCGCGCTGCTGGCCGAGAGCGTCCTCCTCGTGTTGGTCGTCCCGCTCCTCTTCGGGGCCGTCGCCCGCCGGTGGATCACCCGGAGAAAGGGGGCGACGTGGCTCAGGGAGCGGTTCCTGCCGCGGATGAGTCCGATCCAGGTCGTCTTCCTCGCGCTCGCCATCGGGGCGATGTTCGCGTCGCAGGGGGACGTGATCGTTGAGAACCCGCGCCTGCTGGCGCTGATGGCGGTTCCGGTCGTGCTCTTTTACGCGATCAACCTCGCGGTCGGGTTCCTCGCCGGCCGCCTGCTCTCCTTCTCGTACGGCGAGTTGGTCTGTTTCAACAACACTATCCTCTCGCGGAACTCCCCCACCGCGCTCGCCATCGCGGTCGTCGCCTTTCCGAACGAGCCGCTGATCCCGCTGGCGCTCGTGATCGGCCCGCTGCTCGAACTCCCGCTCTTGGGCGTCGTCTCGCAGGTACACCTCGCGGTCAGGGAGCGGTGGTCGGTCGAAGGGTCGTGA